One Nicotiana sylvestris chromosome 12, ASM39365v2, whole genome shotgun sequence genomic window carries:
- the LOC104225434 gene encoding uncharacterized protein — protein MAATTKLLQLRSQLKPFPEPNPIFPHFFSSNSNSDHPQIPNNTPPPPSEPPHHPPTPKPFSFSSTANNPRNQNPSSKTPSLEEIRKNLAEFRRRTDSIPPPPSFQEIYKRNVNNAPRPGPTGKFDLSAIRANLRNFNNNNNSNNQNDNKGKFFDAFSLSRYKDSFKLRPNMDKVIGGSENLPVSIFGKEMMRDKDGGDKEGMRPEFVRMYSHGELGEKLKMLSPAKKKEGEKGWFSLKELNDRLAKLRETEEKESEWRMADSVFREIKKTLVKLNTDDEEKAKRTMIQRLDVLGQLGGTPSFMLHPPKEEMVEKYFHPDNMSSEEKMKLELQKVRDEFKMSESDCGSSRVQVAQLTTKIKHLSSVLHKKDKHSRKGLQAMVQKRKKLLKYLRRTDWDSYCLVLSKLGLRDNPDYKF, from the exons ATGGCAGCAACAACAAAGCTTCTCCAACTCCGGTCACAACTCAAACCTTTCCCTGAACCCAACCCcattttcccccatttcttctcTTCGAATTCAAATTCCGATCACCCCCAAATCCCTAATAATACCCCACCCCCTCCCTCAGAACCACCCCACCACCCCCCCACACCTAAACCCTTCTCTTTTTCCTCTACCGCCAATAATCCCAGAAACCAAAATCCTTCTTCTAAAACCCCATCATtagaagaaattagaaaaaacCTCGCTGAATTCCGCCGCCGTACTGATTCTATTCCTCCACCGCCGTCATTTCAAGAAATCTACAAAAGAAATGTCAATAATGCCCCTAGACCGGGCCCCACTGGAAAGTTTGACCTCAGCGCCATTCGTGCTAACCTCCGTAActtcaacaacaataataacagcAACAACCAGAATGACAATAAAGGGAAGTTTTTTGACGCATTTTCACTCTCGCGATATAAGGATAGTTTCAAGTTGAGACCCAATATGGATAAAGTGATTGGTGGGAGTGAGAATTTGCCTGTGTCGATTTTTGGTAAGGAAATGATGAGGGATAAAGATGGTGGTGATAAGGAAGGGATGAGGCCTGAGTTTGTTAGGATGTACAGTCATGGTGAATTAGGTGAGAAGTTGAAAATGTTGAGTCCCGCAAAAAAGAAAGAGGGTGAGAAGGGTTGGTTTTCCTTGAAAGAGTTGAACGATAGATTGGCGAAGCTGAGGGAAACTGAGGAGAAAGAGAGCGAGTGGAGGATGGCTGACTCCGTGTTTAgggaaataaaaaaaactcttGTTAAGTTGAATACTGATGATGAGGAGAAGGCTAAGAGAACAATGA TTCAGAGACTTGATGTCTTGGGGCAGCTGGGTGGTACCCCAAGCTTTATGTTGCATCCACcaaaagaagaaatggttgaaaaG tatttccACCCAGATAACATGTCATCTGAGGAAAAAATGAAACTGGAGCTACAAAAAGTGAGAGATGAATTTAAAATGTCAGAATCGGATTGTGGCTCATCACGTGTTCAAG TGGCTCAACTTACAACGAAAATAAAGCACCTATCGTCAGTTCTGCACAAAAAG GATAAGCACTCTCGTAAGGGTCTACAAGCAATGGTGCAAAAGaggaagaagttgttgaagtatCTCCGAAGGACAGACTGGGACTCCTACTGTCTCGTTCTCTCTAAGCTTGGCCTTCGTGACAACCCAGATTACAAGTTCTAG
- the LOC104225433 gene encoding uncharacterized protein: MSSRMVLRCTNSFALSQPKFNGCFFPLIYHINVSALTRHVPATALSFCQLQASKLHDSPVTVASDVRYGGKQIISVDSPLYDYILSNVREPKILRELREETATMRGSQMQVSPDQAQLLAMLVQILGAKRCIEVGTYTGYSSLAVALVLPEEGHLVACERDGKSIEVAKRYYGQAGVSHKVDVRHGLAADTLKSLIHNGESCRYDFAFVDAEKRMYQEYFELLLQLVRVGGLIVVDNVLWHGRVADPLVIDSKTLSIRNFNQNLMEDKRVDISMVPIGDGMTICRKR; this comes from the exons ATGTCCAGCCGAATGGTGCTTCGCTGCACCAACTCATTTGCATTATCTCAACCTAAATTTAATGGGTGTTTCTTTCCGTTGATATACCACATAAATGTGTCAGCCTTGACGAGGCATGTGCCCGCAACTGCTCTCTCCTTTTGTCAGCTTCAGGCATCAAAACTTCATGATAGTCCAGTTACTGTTGCAAGTGATGTTAGATATGGTGGTAAACAAATTATAAGTGTCGATTCACCACTTTATGACTACATATTGTCAAACGTTAGAGAACCAAAG ATTTTGCGTGAACTTAGGGAGGAGACAGCAACAATGCGAGGCAGTCAGATGCAG GTGTCACCGGATCAAGCACAACTACTTGCTATGCTCGTCCAGATTCTTGGGGCAAAAAGGTGCATTGAAGTGGGCACGTATACT GGATATTCATCCTTGGCTGTTGCTTTGGTCCTTCCAGAAGAGGGTCATTTAGTTGCTTGTGAAAGAGATGGCAAATCAATTGAAGTTGCAAAAAGATATTATGGCCAAGCTGGCGTCTCACATAAG GTGGACGTGAGACATGGTCTGGCAGCAGATACTTTGAAGTCTTTAATTCATAATGGTGAAAGTTGCAG ATATGATTTTGCTTTTGTTGATGCAGAAAAGAGAATGTATCAAGAGTACTTTGAGTTGCTGCTACAACTG GTGAGAGTTGGGGGTCTTATTGTAGTGGATAATGTCCTATGGCATGGAAGAGTTGCCGATCCACTG GTGATTGATTCCAAGACTCTTAGCATCAGAAATTTTAATCAAAACTTGATGGAGGATAAACGCGTTGACATCAGTATG GTGCCTATTGGTGATGGTATGACGATCTGCCGAAAAAGATAA